The stretch of DNA ATCCGGACCATTTTAATCTGTATGCGTATCCGGTGCTATTCCTTCCACCGGCTGCGTTCCTTCTCGGGATATGCCCTCAAGTTCAGCCAAACGCTGCTCCAGAACGGCTATCCGTCCCTCCAAAGCGGAGATGTCGCTTTTTGCCGGAACGTTCAAGTCTTTAAGCACACGCTGCACCTGCTCCTGAATCGCCGATTTAAACACGCTCCGTTCTTCTTCGCCCCGCTCGATCAGCCGATCGACGAGCGCCTTTGATTCCGAGGGAGCCACTTCCCCCCGCTTGACCAGCTCATCAACGACTTTTTCCACCTTTTCCTTGCTGACAACGGTGAGTCCCACTCCTAAAGAGATCGCTTTTTTTATCAAATCGCTCATAGTCTCTTCCTCCTTGGATTCCGTTTTGCTGAAGGCTTGGGGCAACAATTAAATTATACCCTACAGGACGGGGGCGCACAAAAGGAAGATCTTCTACTTCCGGAGCGGGATCCGGGCCGCCCATGTGGCGGCTTGCAGCAGCAGGGTCTGCACCGCCGGATGGCGGAACGTTGGCTCATGATGTCCCGGCATCAGGTAGACGACCCGTCCAAGGCCATAGCTATGGCACCAGCCTGCCGGCCACCACTGTCCGCCCGCCTCGAATTCGAGCAGCACCGTCTTCTCCGTAAACGGGTCGAATTCGTAGCGATACGGCTCTTCTTCCAACGCAAAGCTCTCGACCCCTTCCGTTATGTCGTGCTCGCGCGTGCGGAATTCGAGCGGTCCGTATGGCGGATGTCCGGCAAATCTGGCGCCGATCAATTGGGCCAGTTCATTCCGGTTCGCAAGGGACACACCTGTATGCAGAACAATGAGTCCGCCGCCGCCGGCGACATAGCTGAGCAGTCCGGCCGTCTGCTGCGGAGAAACCGATTCATTCCACAGCTCATTATATCCGATGCATAGATCGTAGCCGCTCAAATTTTCGCTCAGCAGCATTTTTTTATTTTCCGTACACTGGACGGTCATCAGATCATTTAATATATGGCTAATTTGCTTATCCACACCCTGAAGCGGATGAAACCTTGGATGTGTGTATTCGCCGAGTAGCAGACATTTTCTTTTATCCATAAGGGCCTCCTCGTTTGGTATCCGTAGTCGATCAATTCATACTGCCTATATTTTAAGGAAAATGATGCCGGATGTCCATTCAAGGAAAAGGGGAACCGCTTCCACCGGGCCAGGCAGCACGATATAAAAAGAGCATTCCCGCCGGGTTACGACGCGGAAATGCTCTGTTCTCTTTGGCATAGAGGGCCGGTCCGCTAGCTGCGGGCGGCCAAATAGCGGCCAAGCTCCACGATCATGCTGCCCATCCGTTCCTGCTCCGGCATGATGATCCGCTTAACCCCCGCCTCCTTCAGCGCATCGGCCGTAATCCGTCCCACCGCAACCGCAAGTACTCCGGTCTCAAAAGCGTGAATCATCGCCTGCAGCTTGCCGCACCCGAGAGCATATTCGGCCAGAAAGCGTATCTGCGGCGCGCTGGTGAACGCAACGGCATCGACCTTTGCCTCCGTTATCTCAGTCAATAACCGTTCAAGATCCTCCTGATTCGGAGGCATATGCCGATAAGGCAGTACCTGCCGAACCGCCGCACCGGCTTCTTCAAGCCAGGCGTTCAGCCGTGGCGCGGGATCGCCATGCAGTTGAAGAATAACCTCCTTGCCCCGGAGATCGAACGGAGCAAGACCACGGATCAGACCGGTAGTGCTTCCATCATCGTCGCGGACGTCCGGAACAAGCCCTCTTTTCTTCAGCGCGTTTACCGTCTTGTAGCCCCGGGCCGCGATCATCGAGCCTGCCAGAACTTCCTGCAGGCGCCCCTCGATTCCCATACCGCCCGCCATTTGGAACAGCGCATCCAGCCCCATGCCCGTTGTCAGAATCGTCCAATCCGGAGGGTTGCGAGTCCAAGACTCCAGCCCTTGACGAAGCTCTTCGTCGTCCAGAAACACGGTACCCTGAGCGGGCCGCAGCAGCGCGGTACCGCCCATGTTGCTTACCAGCTTCGTCAGTTCCTCCGATTTGCGCGGACCGGCAAGGGCGACGGTGATGCCTGTTAGTTGATCTGCCATGATGCTGCCTCCCTTTTTTCTCTCCTTGCTTCCTGCCTAACAGTATACTTGCAAGAAGACTCAAAAAGGAAGCTCTAGCTCGCTATCCCATTTGGGCTTTCCTCTTCCTCCGCAGTATTTCCGGCTTCAGCCAGTTCATCGGAAAGCTTATCTGCTGTGGCGGTATCATACAGCTTGAAGCGGCTGACCAGATCTTGCAGTTCGTCGGCCAGGCGGCTGAGATCCGACGATGATGAGGCGATTTCCTCAACCGAGGCGAGCTGCTGCTGCGCTGCGGCCGAAATCGTCTCCGTATTTGCTGAGGTTTCCTGAGAAATGATGCGGATAACTTCCATCGCCTGTTCCATGCCGTCCGCTTCCTGCGACAGGGTGCGACCCCCTTCGCACATCGCTTCGATTTTTTCCGCCGCTCCCTTGACCGCCCTGCGGATCCGCGAGAAGGAACGACCGGTCGTGTCGACTGCCATAATCCCTTCGGAGACCTTCTCTTTAGCATTGTTCATCGTTTCTATAGCTGCCTTCACTTCACTGTGAATGGAAGAAATGACTCCCGAAATTTGACTGGCCGATTTCTCCGATTCCTCGGCCAGCTTGCGGACCTCCGTAGCGACTACCGCAAAACCCCGGCCATGTTCCCCGGCTCTTGCGGCCTCGATGGAAGCGTTAAGCGCCAGCAGATTCGTCTGCCGGGCAATACCACTAATGATGCCAACGATTCCTACGATGCGACCGCTGCGTTCATTCAGCTTGTCGATGACGGCTCCCAGTTCCTCGACCGTCTCGTGAATCGAGTTGATTTTGTCGACAACCTGAATGACTGAATCGTTGCCCTCCGCCGCTGAGCGGGTAGCCTTATCCATCATCACTGATACTTCATCCATATTGGCGGAAATGCTCTTTACTTCTGCGGTAGTCGCGACCGAGCCTTCCATCCCTTTATTTATACTCTTAACCTGCTGCTCGTTGCCGTAAGCCACTTCCTGAATGGCAATGGTCACATGCTCGATCGCCTTGGTCGTCTGCTCGGCGCCGGCCGTCAGCTCCGCCGCTGAGGAAGATACATTGTCGGTCATTTCCTGCACGCCAAATATCATCTCCCTAAGACTTGCGACCATAGTTTTGAAGTTGGAGGCCAGTTGGCCGATTTCGTCCCGTCCGAAGGATCCGATATCCTGGGACAAATCCCCCTTGCTGATAACTTCCGTCGCTTTGCTGAGTCTGCTCAGAGGCAAGAGCAGGGAACGTATGATAAAGAAAATCGGAACCATCCCAATCAGTACAGAGACGAAAATGACGATTAG from Paenibacillus sophorae encodes:
- a CDS encoding phasin family protein, with the protein product MSDLIKKAISLGVGLTVVSKEKVEKVVDELVKRGEVAPSESKALVDRLIERGEEERSVFKSAIQEQVQRVLKDLNVPAKSDISALEGRIAVLEQRLAELEGISREGTQPVEGIAPDTHTD
- a CDS encoding ThuA domain-containing protein, with product MDKRKCLLLGEYTHPRFHPLQGVDKQISHILNDLMTVQCTENKKMLLSENLSGYDLCIGYNELWNESVSPQQTAGLLSYVAGGGGLIVLHTGVSLANRNELAQLIGARFAGHPPYGPLEFRTREHDITEGVESFALEEEPYRYEFDPFTEKTVLLEFEAGGQWWPAGWCHSYGLGRVVYLMPGHHEPTFRHPAVQTLLLQAATWAARIPLRK
- a CDS encoding uroporphyrinogen-III synthase; translation: MADQLTGITVALAGPRKSEELTKLVSNMGGTALLRPAQGTVFLDDEELRQGLESWTRNPPDWTILTTGMGLDALFQMAGGMGIEGRLQEVLAGSMIAARGYKTVNALKKRGLVPDVRDDDGSTTGLIRGLAPFDLRGKEVILQLHGDPAPRLNAWLEEAGAAVRQVLPYRHMPPNQEDLERLLTEITEAKVDAVAFTSAPQIRFLAEYALGCGKLQAMIHAFETGVLAVAVGRITADALKEAGVKRIIMPEQERMGSMIVELGRYLAARS
- a CDS encoding methyl-accepting chemotaxis protein, whose product is MPKKAKAGLTLRTRLIATYLIVLMVPGIIIGMLTYRTASSAVTDQLINNAQESITAVNEIINSNIQSKINDVNYFVDAVSSATANSKTDGEGYAELKDRLQEYAAMHPDVLEAYVATNEGKVIKASDTPLPSGYDPRSEDAYVSAVKKGKGVVISPVFNNANKETVVSLSSVLKDGNGVFVIQLNLKQLAGLVDLKVGKKGYILIMDSGKRFVVHPTEPLGQVSSRDFVNRMFEKGSGTFEYTFNGEEKSLTYMVNKLTGWRIAGTINTSEITGASDGIRTTALIVIFVSVLIGMVPIFFIIRSLLLPLSRLSKATEVISKGDLSQDIGSFGRDEIGQLASNFKTMVASLREMIFGVQEMTDNVSSSAAELTAGAEQTTKAIEHVTIAIQEVAYGNEQQVKSINKGMEGSVATTAEVKSISANMDEVSVMMDKATRSAAEGNDSVIQVVDKINSIHETVEELGAVIDKLNERSGRIVGIVGIISGIARQTNLLALNASIEAARAGEHGRGFAVVATEVRKLAEESEKSASQISGVISSIHSEVKAAIETMNNAKEKVSEGIMAVDTTGRSFSRIRRAVKGAAEKIEAMCEGGRTLSQEADGMEQAMEVIRIISQETSANTETISAAAQQQLASVEEIASSSSDLSRLADELQDLVSRFKLYDTATADKLSDELAEAGNTAEEEESPNGIAS